DNA from Misgurnus anguillicaudatus chromosome 13, ASM2758022v2, whole genome shotgun sequence:
aaagtcaatggcgcaatgtgttttatgttatttaaagagcgcattagtaatatgcgcctataaacgggaggacaacgcgggtttgcttataacaaagtacatgaatgcgcagcagcacaaaaatgcttttaaatatgaaagattaaaggattgaatgtaaaagattattattgagtctcttggacataaatgaggaccgattatgagacgttaaaaggcacaaagagctgcttcacctgcagccttgtaagtaaataaatgctttgctttaaacaaatgcatctgtttttaaatgtttttttttttaatgctacctcaagaatttattgtatatgatgactctgtaacTGCGGATaaggtgagatgagaaacattttaagtaatgcttaaaaaaaactctttgctaaaaaaaccgctgtccaaagtgctgaaacgtgcggagagccgtttgtaaatcctttatctcctgtttgttacaaataaagtatttttagagaacaaaccttatcttacatacttgtaaataattttttgatgatatcagatagccatacatttaaagcaattacaagcctgcttttttacttccatgactaaaagaaaacgggttttaaaggttttaataaaaaaataacaatttcaatacaagtgaaaaacaacacaattatttaacattagtcttaaactggggatcttcttcctccgcttagtttttcagtttataaagtctgtcatctaaatagggattagacatagcgccagcgcaacttgcttttaaaggggatgaaagctgagactctcattggtttactgcacgttacgcccaaaatactcccattacaataggagcAACCCTTtccgaccatgcgctcggcgcacaaaccatttttcccgtcgttaaattagcaaaagtggattcggacacgcccatttagacgttgcgctttacgctttagacaatgcgcttagatcgttaaaatagggccccaaaTGTACCTGCAATTATATAATCAACCAAATGAATGTCTACCCATTAAAATCTGTTTGCATTTTTTCTTCATATGCCATCCACTCACATGTATAAACTTGCTTTGGTTTACTCAGCTTTTCATTGGTAAAAAGAGCATGTATGGAGAGTACATGGTGATTGTCTAAAGCACATGATCCTGCTAGATCCAGTGCTTGTTAAGACGATTACTGAGTTCTTTAGATTCCTCATTTTTTGCTCTGTTATACTGGGTCTCTGTTAACCATTTCACAATCACAATATCAACTGGCTCATTCACTCATCATTTGATCAATCTTGGATAAATCTATATTAATGTATACTTTTTTCTGATCAGTGTCTGTttaatggtgtaatggttaaaGATAGTGTGGTGGTTATTCAAAAGGTCATAGATTCATGTAGGGGTGACCTATATATGAGCCAGATTAAAGACTCATAATCAATTTTTGAGATTCAAAGTTTGAAAAccttgattttaatctttgacctgacattttatgtacaaatcagtataaataaataaacacagactTGATCACATATGTGTTATAATCTTGGGGTATGCTTTAGCCGATTAGTGTTAAATTATACTGCATTTAGTTACTTCACATTCACTTTTCACATTCCACCCACTGAACAGCatcttgtatgtgtgtgtgtgtgtgtgttttttttaagagaTCTGAATAAGAAGGCTAGCAGCGTGAATAAATGTAAAGCCAAGATTGAACTGCTCGGCTGCTACGACCCTGAAAAACAGCTGATAATTCAAGACCCGTACTATGGAAGTGTACACAAACACTGCAAATTTACAATTTCAAATGTCATTCATTTTGAAGTTCATTTTTTGTTTCGTAGTTGTTTGTTGTAGTTTACGCTTGAATTTCTTTGGTGTGTAGATTAGGCTGGACACACGTGAATATTTAAAGCCACATCATCGCAGATCGAAAGGAGGCGTGGCCCAATTAGTGTTTTACCAgagccattttttttttgggtcAAAAAATGGGTTTCATTGCGGGGTTTTTTGTGCTACCGATCGCGTTGGAGCCTAAATCatatatcaaacatgtttgataaTAAAGGTAATGGATTTTTTGGAGAAGTGGATTTTTGGTTGGGAATGCTGTAAACGGcttattgtgtttttaaatatcttGTCCTTGTCTCTCTCTGAATTTTCCAAAGTTGTTGACagttattaatattaatgtcTTGTGGGTTAAAAAAGGCTTTTCAGCCTGTGTGTGTTGTGGTTGTGATAGGTGCGTCCGCCCTTCGTTGAATGAATTGTAAATACTACGTTGTGAATACTTTGAAATCGCAAAGGGagttaacttaaaataaaataatgcgtCATTtatttaccctcatgttgttccaaacttgttttgttttgcttttgtcTGTGATAAAGATAGACCAAATGTAAAAGGCTCACAACCTCAGTCCTCATTCACTTTCATTGTATTGAAAAAGATGAAAGTAAATAGAGACTAAAGCCGTCAGTCCCAAACATTTTGCCTTTAGTGTTTCACTGTGGACAAAAGTCAcacgggtttgtaacaacatgaggatgagtaaatttaTAACAAAATATCACAAACAAAATTGTGTTATATCTCCATGTATGAAACCACAAAAATGATATTTGGTAGAGGACTCTGGAGagtgaatgtgttttttttaattactgcTAAATTAAAATCAGAAATAACCTGATGGGCCATCTCTTCTGACAATTACTCTACCAGACATGTTCGCTCGTCCTTGAACCCTTGGGTCATCCTTCACATTATCAGCTCTCAGGacacatttaatacatttttgccgGTTTACACATGTGGGCACAATCAAGCTGAAGTTGTAGAAGATAAAAATCCTTTACGTGCTTCGGACATTAGACATCTCCCTTCATTTTGGTGTTTCTTCCCATCATTGGCTAATACAACTGCGGGTAGCCAGCTGGCTATAGTCGAATAGGGAAATACTAACCTCCTCATCTCCATGAAAGTGGCTTGCGTTTCAGATCTTCACAACCCATCGCAACCATGCACTTGCGGTGGACATTATGCCACGGCTGAGATTTCCTGTTTTATCCCAGAGGATCCCGGTTGCTCAGGAAATGCTGTGctattgcatattttttgtgATGCTGGTGGTCTCCTATTGGATGATCTGTAGCAGAACAGTTtaacaaaaagtaaaagttttgGAATGTTGGTAACCTTGGGAAAGAGGTTACATTAGGGTTGAATGGGTTCATGGGGCAACACAGTGGCTAGGTcaggtcaggtggcctttctgtgtggagtttctgTGTCAGGGTGGGTCTCCGGGTACTTcagtttcctcccacaggccaaaaacatgcaagttaggtgaattggagaaaccaaattgtccctcccccaaTCTGTGTATATGGATTAAatggttctcgccatgaatatagccatagatgctggaatgttGTGAAGAATAAAAAGAAAGAATTAGTTCATGACCTTTATTATGCAGTCCTGTGTAGTAAGTTAAAATGCATCTGTAAGTTAAAAATATCCTTTCAGTTATGTTTTTACTAGgtatgcaccgatatatcggcctataatcggtatcggcagataaaagCAATGGTCAGACATCAGcagattttttaaacaatcggtATCTATTGTCAGTATCTATCGGTAGAGGTCATTCCAAGTAATTGATTATTGGTATCGGCACATACATTTTGTATCGGTTAATCCctaatttttactgttttttttttgttgtttttttttgcagggAAGTGATAAAGACTTCGAGACTGTGTATGAACAGTGTGTGAGATGCTGCAAAGCTTTCCTGGAGCAGCACTCATAACACACGTGACATCTTTCACTTCATTCATATCGGGACAATATTGTCTCACAAATGCAAGCAAACATCCATAGTATTTCCGTTATAAGATCACGCAAACACTAGCAATCTTTTCTTAATTGTAAAATAGGTTGTTATAATGTCATTTGAATGTTTAAGTGGTTGTAAACAGATTGACCGTACCCTCTGTTAAATGGAGGAGAGGAAATTATCCAAAATAAACCAGCTGAAATGCTGAATTTAGTTGAATCTGAAGTCTTTTCTCACCTCACACAAACATACAGTGTATCCTCAAAAACCTGTTCAATTGAAACTGAAAAATACTTTTCagttatatttgaagagtttggttccaaaacacaataaatccattttgactaatttgggtaaaaacgtgttttctataccaagaatgtgacaagatgaaaaccactgttttctgttacaaactttcacataacatcttgaggttataataataaaaaaaattcagatccatcatttgattttcaaagatttattataaaaacgaatattttttttctaaatgctataaatctgctgaatcaatatataaatgtgcattcatctttgtcatgttatattcatttagttgattAGTGGTataaactgataaaaaataaacattaatggcattgatcaaaacacttaaaaacactgtcattgctgctgttatacttgggacgtcgctgaacttttttgacagcgatcagctgtaaaatgttttggtcctgctcgatttcgttgactttgagtaaaataatgtaacgtTTTTCACAAGATCCcatggggtcaatgtgttagcatgacagaagcttgatacTGTAGGTAGAACAaacaacagccggcatttttcccgAGTGCCTTTCgcgtaaattatttgattttgatggcttacgtttcttccccgtcttagaaaaaccaccacaggtttatcaatgacaaaagcattattttgtttttgtttgtttgttgatcactaagtacaaagtagatgaggaaaactaggattctgtgtgtattcaaggtgccgccattattgtttacaatgcgtgaaacggtgtgctgtgattggttgagcggatttattgcattctgcagagaaagaggactggcgtttattgcgttttgggaaaaagggacaaaagatgacagaataatacAAAACTGATTTTGGCgtttttgggaaaaagggacaaaagatgacagaataacacaatactgattttggcggttttgggaaaaagggacaaaagatgacagaataacacaatactgattttggcggtaactattAAAAaagcgtttatcgcattttggaaccacAGTTTatccatatgtgaccctgcctgtggacacccagctaaagtcatcgttttgatttactgttttctacataaaatcatcctatataatgcAAATAACTTTCTGTGAAAattaccttgatatctttaagaTTGACTAgcaagatcatgtcaaagatttaaaTCAAACTTTTTGATGCTCTTAATCTCATCATTAGGGTCACACATTTATTTTTCGTATTAGAATAGCAATACTTCCTTCTCTGTACTAAAACACAAAGATTTCTTTCAATTTGATTGTGGCTGTGCTAATGGTTTTAATTGATCTGGTTAATTCGAATGAAGTGAGATGCTACAAAACTCACTTCCTTCTAAGTAATTTCCTCTTTTAATCCGCTTAATTCACTTGGTTAGGGGCTGGGAATATGTTCACTATCATCATTGAGATATTTGGCAACAATATCCTACAACTATCTTTGGTGTGTCCAAATACACATTAAAACTCGGAAACATTCAAAGCATCCACTATGAGTGATAACATGACATAAACTCCCTTAAAATGTGCAACTATTGTAACTAAAGGAATTATGTTTTTACTAAAAttatccaaaataaataaaaactgttatattttatcatcCACGGTGTAGTCACTCTTTGCTTAGAATTTGGGGAATTACTTGCGGCATTTTATCAAGCAGCTCAACCCGAGATGAATTTTACACACTATTGAACAAGTTCGCATCTATTCTTGACTACTATTGACTActcttttttttcaatattgATTCCAAGTCATATAtgtttcaaaaatatatattttttaaataatactatatttttgtccacaaaaatAACATACCCCTtcagacaatttttttaaagggatagttcacccgaaaaattaaaattctctcattatttactttcatgttgttccaaacctttgtaaatttatttgttctgaacacgaaagaagatattttgaggaatgttcgtATTAAAatcgatcagaagccccattcactttaaTAGTATGGAAGTCATTGGGGCTtttgatcggtttggttacaaacattctttaaaatatctaactttttgtttatcagaacaagaaatttatacagatttgtaacaacatcaGGGGGAGTATTTAATGAcgaaattttcatttttttgggtgaactatccctttaagatcatGGGAAAACTTGCATACTTTTGGTAAGTATGAGGAATACTGACATATTCTGAAGAATTTTTACAAAATTGAATCAGAACCCTGAAGTTTAAACAaccataatttatttaaatatattttcttttaaatatacacatCCCAACGAACCAATCGTACGTCAGATGCCTGTATGTTTGTAATAGGTCTCATTTGTAcaatatttacacattattAATGTTGGTCTCTTTACATCAAAATATACTGACTATATTCCACACACTCGTATTCTCGCATCAAATACAAAAAGCTTATGGTCACGGATTGGGGGCAATGTCTACCCGTCACATTAATCTGCTGCTGGCAAACGGAGGCGAAATAAAAGTTCATGCAGATTTCCAGTGCGAGCACCGAGAAAACGAAAGCTCTCTTGCAGCAGCGAACAAAATTTGACATGTAACCCCTGCAGAGGCGCGTCACGTGAAAACTTCAGTTTTGACAAATCTCACTGTCTGATTCCAACATGATGCAAAACGAAGATGATCCCTTCTTATCACagtgaaatgtttttcttttcagAACCCATAGAGATGCTTTTCTCTTAGACGTCTCGCAGGTTTTGGTCCATTGTAATGTCCTTAGGCAATTGCATCCCAATATTTTCTGCCTTAATTCCTGTCTAGAATAGATAAATTCTCTGGAGAGGCAAAGCTGTGTTCTGGACGAGATGTGCTGGAATGTTGCATGTTGGTTTGAATTCTCTTCTCTGGTCCAAAAGGCACTTTGACTGCTTATGTTCTGGGTCACTCTGGTTTGGCTTCAACCTGCTTGATAAGAGGAAGAGATATTTAGTGCTGTTTCAGACTTGGCTGTGTTTACATACATGTGTGCAGTTGGACGCTTTCGAGAATTTTTTCCCGTCCATCATTGCCGTGAAAAATGTTGAAACTGATAGTAGCTACTCCACATTGGTCTTTAAAAAAGTACTTAAATGTGATACTTCAGTTCTTTGAACTCCAAGACATgcagatgggtgattctcacgaaattagacttacgAGGTgttatgaaacattttgataataaaagtatatgctatcaaaataagaagcatacagttataaacatctcttcatgtactattttgcacatgatttgaaatgacatcataaaaaacaatttttttacacatttaaagggaaaattctcattaccgcaacatgtccatgactggatttggattctttgacatggaaatatttaaaataaaaaaatctaaaaaaataaaaagcttcagtgcatgttatactataaacatttacagcgAAGAAACATGTGatgtttggtgatcattggtaaatgtagagacaataataaggaatataaatgtgtccaagaccaattttctcatcctccgcaacaattttcaatctttgtttaagccctcaaggaactaacattttcaaaagaaattgttggaagggacataattgagtgtgacactcaagatggataccaggtaagcagttcttattttttgtctccagataaaagttaatatatattatttaatgtaatatgttgcggtaatgataatttttgataatgatcatctaaaaaatttaaaataattctataggaaatatattttaaatcctctaaaaataatgattatagtaAGTCCATAAGAAGAAAtcttattatatgtgcaaaaattacctataaaggctttttaaaaattctgatgattataaatctggattttgtgagaatcaccccgATGTATCTGTGATTAAGATCCATCAACTCTTTagatactttttgaaagggtactgtgtCCGTGACAGCTACAGACAATATTAAGATATTTTTCCAGACATAAGCTTTAAGATCAAAAGGTTCTTGGGATCATTTCAGTTAAGTGACCACACAATTTGAACAGTTGTTTAGTTAAAAATGTCTTACCTGGTAAAGTTAACCCTCTTGACATCTCGGAGTCCCTGCTAGTCGGGTCAAGAGCCGCGCACACCTCTTGTAGTCTGAGGATAGGAGTAAAAGCATGGTCAGTATGAGCTGGTTGAGTCCTGAATTTGTAGGCTGTACATTTTCTGTGTAAAAGCCCATTTAAAGATGAATATATCATCCTCGTGATGGGGACGCTCAGCAGTACTCACATGCAGGAATGGTGCAATCTCTCGTGTTGTGATATAATCTGTAGACATGCTTCCTGCATTTTGGACCGAAATAAAGACGACCtattgaataaaaaataagcagGTCAAAATTCTCACTTTCGTTTTCTGAACTTTCTTCAGGGCATGCAGAAAATGCAAATGTCTTTAACCTGTTAAATGTTGTATAATCCTCTCCTTTTTTCTGAGGTCTCTGGGAAAaacttctgcaaagagaaagaaTCAATTCTTTAAAGGTCAAATCCTGGAAATCTGTTTAACGACAAATCACTCAACACACACTCATGCAATTACTTTAACACTTCAACACATGTatacaaaacaaatatattCGCAGCACCtttaaacatacagtatgaCATTATGTAACCACATTAGATTATAAGTTATGACCAGTCCAATTTGCATGTACCTGCCCTTATTTTGGTGAATGTCCGCAGAATGAACTTTGAAATGGTAATGTTCAATGCTGACAGTGCTATTGGTGGGTTAAATCATACTTATGCTAgccaaaatatttattaaatgaacGTGTAATGGGCTAGCAGTGAATGACATACATGCAGATTTGATGTGGTTGTATAATTATGACACGTGCCTGCGTGCACACAAAACAGGTGAAATGCAAAACTATTCCAGCTAATGCTTTGAGAGTTAACACTTCGACTTGTGCCCCATCTGAAATGTAGCTTAAAGGAAAATATGTCTCCATGATGTATTTGGACATAGATACAAATTTCTGAATGTCTTAGCAATGGACTACAAAATTTCATACCAAGTGGCATCTACAAATAAATGATAGAGCTTTCTCCAGACTAAAATTGTAAAGAgcttttctattttttatttacttctaTTCAACTGCTTAGGCATTTTAGTAGATGTATGAAGTCTGTTCACATGGGTGTTCCAACAGATAATAAAGTGTAGACAAAATGTGACCAAATATTTTAACTATTACATAtcaaaaaatactgtaaaatatttgctatagtaaactgtattaGAATGTCCCATATACTACAGTAGTTACTATTATAAAGTATAGTAAAAAATACCATAGTATTTTCTCACGTGGGACAACATATTTGCTTGTTCCTTAAAAACTTAGTTTTTAGTGTTTTGTTGTGTAATCCAATGACAATCACACATTTGTAACCAGCAGCTCAATTACTGTCCACAGCCTCTGTTTACCTAAAATTCGTTCCCCAGTCTTCGTTGTGAGATTATGAGAGTCCTTTGAGGTGCTTTGCGCGCTCCCGTCATCAACACTGTTTTCCACCTTGCTCATGATGTCCATAATCCGTCTGAACCAGAATTTCTCGTCTTTTTCACTCTTGTTGCCAATGGCATTGCTGTGTACTGTTGTGCAGATTAACAAAACGAGCCCCGTGACTAGCACTGGAGTCCGCAGCGCGCGCATCGCTCCTGCAGCCAGAGTGCGCGCTGCTCACAACCCTTGAGATCACAGTCTGGTAAAAAAATCGAATGACAAAATTAataccttaaaactaaacttaatcAACTTatcatacaaaataaatttgGAGATCAAGTAAAAAAAGAGGAACTGTATTTATCGTTGTTTAGGACTTGGTTAAAATACCTAGAAACGTGTGGTAAACGGAAATGCACCTAGTCACAGTCCATATAAGGGCATCATGGATTTACAATTAAATAATGCGTTTAGGAAATTTAATTGTTACCTAACACAAACTTAGTGACTATTTaccaacaaaatatttttaaacattgacCTAATAGTTTTCAGAACATGGCTCAGAAcattttcagaaaatgttcagagtattaccaaaaaaaaaactgtcactTAAGAAGACTTTTCCTAAGTTTAATGACTTTTCCAAGCCTATGTTAacatttccatgttttccatatAGTTTGTATATCTGCGTTGAAAGGATTAAGAAACCACCAGAAAAGTGTCCAGTAAAAGTGTAACTTACTTACCTGTGGACGCTCCTGTTGTAGGCTATCTGACAGCTTGAGATGTACCAAGTGCGCGATGTATTTCGCGTGACAgtgcctatatatatatatgaatccCACGCCAGTAATATGACGAAAAAAGAGAGTGCGGTATCCTTTCAAGAAATACGTCCTTTATTACACTCAATCGTGGGAAGTGTCAGCGGTCAGTCTTCCTAATGTTTCCTACACTTGAGGAAAACTCTTCACAGCTCCTCCAGGACACTGAGCGCGCGCCGCTCTTCTTGAATCACTCGCCGTCGCTTCTCGTCAATTTATTGAGTCTCGCGGACGAAAGCGGTCGTCCCTCGTGGCCTTACATCGCCGCGTCTTTAATTAGAAACGCGATGCACGCGCATCGCATCTTCAAATTCCCGTTCCTCGCGCGTAGCATCCTTACGTTTTTTTTCTCCACTTGCCACTCTCAATCTCATTA
Protein-coding regions in this window:
- the alkal2a gene encoding aLK and LTK ligand 2a, coding for MRALRTPVLVTGLVLLICTTVHSNAIGNKSEKDEKFWFRRIMDIMSKVENSVDDGSAQSTSKDSHNLTTKTGERILEVFPRDLRKKERIIQHLTGRLYFGPKCRKHVYRLYHNTRDCTIPAYYKRCARLLTRLAGTPRCQEG